In one Polynucleobacter sp. JS-JIR-5-A7 genomic region, the following are encoded:
- a CDS encoding glycosyltransferase family 39 protein: MVKLTAAATKSIPRIIIFALTLIYGFAGLFFRDPWKNEDAIGFGGMWTLFRGNSIDWLVPHLAGRDVSLGTPLPYWMGATLIKLFGGFIGAANAARLYSAICFFAAALAIWYATYLLGRRREVQPMAFAVGGQPDLKSYGMTLADGALLIFLACVGLAQRAHETTPMMAQLMGISIVLYGTVRGLDKPWQGGLWTGLGIAIVALSSNLTLSLIVVTSTIIAVIASNAKLRFRWTLTSTVLGLIGFAIWPALWYLADLPAGWRHIAQEGWRNMPEMRSTPSLESLSFLSVNFWAYAWPVWPLALISLGHWGRVKEAGSWRAPHLCIPLSLFIGTLIYVLFRLEANEHDLMIMIPSLSIIAAFSLPILKRSIISFIDWFAMFSFTLIALAIWIIWLAKVTGYPESTAANIARLLPGFEGQLNWLAFIVALAITGVWLSVVRWRTSRAPKEIWRCLIISASGTTLMWVLLMTLWLPTINFAKTYRPVSARLAQVVPTGGGCINTSNIGSAQLASFDYFTKLTLRDDPDCPWMLTHNQSEAKAYAQLNNKKLRLLWEDRRAADRDERLRLYEVIPE, encoded by the coding sequence ATGGTCAAACTCACTGCCGCTGCTACTAAATCGATTCCGCGCATCATTATTTTTGCGTTGACTTTGATTTATGGTTTTGCAGGTCTCTTCTTCCGTGATCCTTGGAAGAATGAAGATGCAATTGGTTTTGGGGGCATGTGGACTTTGTTTCGCGGCAACTCGATCGATTGGCTCGTGCCTCACTTAGCAGGTCGTGATGTTTCATTAGGTACACCATTGCCTTACTGGATGGGCGCCACTCTCATTAAATTATTTGGCGGCTTCATTGGCGCTGCTAATGCAGCGCGCTTATATTCCGCGATTTGCTTTTTTGCTGCTGCACTGGCAATTTGGTATGCCACGTATTTATTAGGTCGTCGCCGTGAAGTGCAGCCGATGGCTTTTGCAGTGGGTGGACAGCCTGACCTGAAAAGTTATGGCATGACGCTTGCCGATGGCGCATTGTTGATCTTCTTAGCTTGCGTCGGTCTTGCTCAGCGTGCTCATGAAACAACGCCGATGATGGCGCAACTAATGGGTATTAGTATCGTGCTCTATGGCACTGTACGTGGATTAGACAAACCATGGCAAGGGGGATTATGGACCGGCCTTGGTATTGCGATCGTAGCGCTATCTAGCAATCTCACTTTAAGTCTGATCGTTGTCACCTCGACCATCATTGCGGTGATCGCTAGTAATGCTAAGTTACGCTTTCGTTGGACTTTGACCAGTACTGTTTTAGGTCTCATTGGTTTTGCGATTTGGCCAGCGCTTTGGTACCTAGCTGACCTACCAGCTGGCTGGCGCCACATTGCTCAAGAAGGCTGGCGCAATATGCCGGAGATGCGTTCTACTCCATCGCTTGAATCCTTAAGTTTTTTGAGTGTGAACTTCTGGGCTTATGCCTGGCCGGTATGGCCATTAGCATTGATCTCTTTAGGGCACTGGGGTCGCGTTAAAGAAGCAGGGTCTTGGCGCGCTCCCCACCTTTGTATTCCGCTGAGCTTATTTATTGGTACCTTGATTTACGTCCTATTCCGCCTTGAGGCAAATGAACATGATCTGATGATCATGATTCCTAGTCTGTCGATCATCGCTGCTTTTAGCTTACCGATTCTCAAGCGCAGCATCATCAGCTTTATTGATTGGTTTGCGATGTTCAGCTTTACGCTAATTGCCTTAGCCATTTGGATTATCTGGCTCGCAAAAGTTACCGGCTATCCAGAATCTACCGCTGCCAATATTGCACGCTTACTTCCCGGTTTTGAAGGTCAATTGAATTGGCTTGCGTTTATCGTCGCACTTGCGATTACTGGCGTCTGGCTCTCGGTGGTGCGCTGGAGAACATCGCGCGCCCCTAAAGAAATCTGGCGCTGCTTGATTATCTCGGCATCAGGTACTACCTTGATGTGGGTATTACTCATGACTCTATGGCTACCTACTATTAACTTTGCTAAAACCTATCGTCCGGTATCTGCTCGTCTGGCACAAGTAGTTCCTACAGGCGGCGGATGCATTAACACCAGCAATATTGGTTCGGCCCAGTTAGCCTCATTTGACTACTTTACTAAACTGACTTTACGTGATGATCCAGATTGTCCTTGGATGCTGACGCATAACCAATCTGAAGCAAAAGCCTACGCGCAACTTAATAACAAAAAACTTCGCCTTCTCTGGGAAGATCGTCGCGCCGCTGACCGCGATGAGCGTTTGCGTCTATACGAAGTGATTCCGGAATAA
- a CDS encoding PD-(D/E)XK nuclease family protein yields MLHPFPTISDQKQVQPWAITPDATALEQLARGIWDGAAQTQQRPLVVLSTAGPLIGVRAALEKYRPQNLNPKIAFLPQVISFADWLEAAPGAWKFPKKQTDLERWLGVYTTLRKHPELQACFKAESETGAWGLAQAIVEACDTLSKAVCPQLQKQFHALMQEDQAKQSNIGEVWGDQAQALLDMTVAKVYSGMARKVVDQETKVLLTFWRYTASMSDPVFRNQFAMVAHLEAIAAAQEVNQARPLIWVETADPTPIDQEIISNLLSEYAQYAPVVEVKMVWRDVGLWSEAICIEDDLQAKAQALSNAKRTQSKAWRLISAKRFEELAWAAAKTIEQHLIDGKTKLALVAQDRLVARRARALLARLGPALNIRDETGWKLSTTRAAAALNSWLELIKAPKDGPSAKALLEFLQNPFLDLGKVLNRDPEACTGLIAELEDILVASKAESGWKTFHLAIEGAQDNAAKTSSKLPSAALLELLQFVRERHHEWLTLKVDCNQAYRLLQTNLQDTGMAQSLHQDSAGKQLLEVLKTFDLSKTQYQAAPIRLSEWLSLLKTVIEGASYQEVGKEAKATLSILPLSSTRLRDFEAVVVAGCDEQQLPAYSEPPLFFSDALNQLLKTSTVAMQFVQQARDLSQLLVSCPKVDLLWQSKSNNGEPLRPAAWLQRLQNQLGWQAIPIQLKKRAFQSSPMDMAVAHFEEALPMPLSISPSAYKALRDCPYRYYVRSLLGLRKNKGFDEGFDASLAGQTLHKLLKRFYQALKTQEHTNPAIKTDQDQRRAWMEKSLTIHSEQEFATLIEGDARVMGTLRDWQKQIPSFIDWQLQREQAGWQYFDGEVKVGFDLPFKDTEGAPKTIRIEGFADRYDVQVGDSALASVIDYKNQRFERVKVRAEHLLDDPQLLIYARAANEEQENHKLTGHVVQQAEWVALKADLSKCDHKALRGQEVVDMPAMMQQFSEQITEDIEQLWAKKPMQAFAPEGVCQYCEARGICRKGIW; encoded by the coding sequence ATGCTTCACCCATTCCCGACAATTTCCGATCAAAAGCAAGTGCAGCCATGGGCCATCACGCCTGATGCTACTGCGCTGGAACAGTTGGCAAGGGGTATTTGGGATGGTGCGGCGCAAACCCAGCAGCGCCCCTTAGTGGTACTCAGCACTGCAGGCCCCCTCATCGGGGTGAGGGCAGCACTTGAAAAATATCGACCGCAAAATCTCAATCCCAAGATTGCATTCTTGCCGCAAGTGATTAGTTTTGCCGATTGGTTGGAAGCAGCGCCAGGCGCATGGAAATTTCCAAAAAAACAAACGGATTTAGAGCGATGGTTGGGTGTCTACACCACTTTGCGTAAACATCCAGAATTGCAAGCGTGCTTTAAAGCAGAGAGTGAAACTGGCGCATGGGGGTTAGCGCAAGCGATTGTGGAAGCGTGCGACACCTTGTCCAAAGCAGTGTGCCCACAATTACAAAAACAATTCCATGCGTTGATGCAAGAGGATCAAGCTAAGCAGAGCAATATTGGTGAAGTCTGGGGTGATCAAGCGCAAGCATTATTGGATATGACCGTCGCCAAAGTCTATTCCGGGATGGCGCGAAAAGTGGTTGATCAAGAAACCAAAGTCTTGCTCACCTTCTGGCGCTATACCGCGAGCATGAGCGATCCAGTATTTCGGAATCAGTTTGCAATGGTGGCACACCTTGAAGCTATCGCAGCCGCTCAAGAAGTAAATCAAGCAAGACCTCTCATTTGGGTAGAGACTGCCGATCCCACGCCAATTGACCAAGAGATTATTAGCAACTTACTGAGTGAATATGCCCAATATGCGCCCGTTGTAGAGGTCAAGATGGTTTGGCGCGATGTGGGCTTGTGGTCAGAAGCGATTTGCATTGAAGATGACCTGCAGGCAAAGGCCCAGGCATTAAGCAATGCCAAACGGACACAAAGCAAAGCGTGGCGTCTGATCTCAGCGAAACGCTTCGAAGAACTGGCTTGGGCCGCTGCTAAAACTATTGAGCAACATCTTATCGATGGTAAGACCAAGCTAGCACTCGTTGCGCAAGATCGTTTAGTGGCGAGAAGGGCGCGAGCACTGCTGGCAAGATTGGGTCCCGCACTGAATATTCGTGATGAGACTGGTTGGAAGTTATCGACAACGCGTGCAGCGGCAGCCTTAAATAGTTGGTTGGAGCTCATCAAAGCGCCTAAGGATGGACCAAGTGCAAAAGCATTACTCGAGTTTTTGCAAAATCCCTTTCTGGATCTTGGAAAAGTTCTCAACCGAGATCCAGAAGCCTGTACTGGACTCATTGCAGAATTAGAAGATATCTTGGTGGCAAGCAAGGCCGAGTCTGGTTGGAAAACTTTCCACCTAGCTATTGAAGGCGCGCAAGATAATGCGGCCAAAACTTCAAGCAAATTGCCAAGCGCTGCTTTATTGGAGTTATTGCAGTTTGTTAGAGAGCGACATCATGAATGGCTGACGCTCAAGGTTGATTGCAATCAGGCTTATAGGCTGTTGCAAACCAATCTTCAAGATACAGGTATGGCGCAAAGCCTTCATCAAGACTCTGCTGGTAAGCAACTATTAGAGGTGCTCAAGACATTTGATTTAAGTAAGACGCAGTATCAAGCAGCACCTATTCGTTTAAGCGAGTGGCTGAGTTTGCTCAAAACCGTGATTGAAGGTGCAAGCTATCAAGAAGTTGGCAAGGAAGCCAAGGCAACTCTCAGCATCTTGCCACTGAGCTCAACGCGTCTGCGTGACTTTGAAGCAGTCGTAGTGGCAGGTTGCGATGAACAGCAGCTGCCAGCGTACTCAGAGCCGCCCTTATTTTTTTCAGATGCGCTCAATCAACTCTTAAAGACTTCTACCGTTGCAATGCAGTTTGTGCAGCAGGCGAGAGATCTTTCTCAACTGTTAGTGTCATGCCCCAAGGTTGATTTGCTTTGGCAAAGTAAGAGTAATAACGGAGAGCCGCTGAGACCAGCGGCATGGCTGCAGCGCTTACAAAATCAGCTTGGATGGCAGGCTATTCCCATACAGCTCAAAAAGCGAGCCTTTCAATCTAGTCCGATGGATATGGCAGTTGCGCATTTTGAAGAAGCATTGCCCATGCCCTTATCGATCAGTCCGAGTGCCTATAAGGCTCTTCGCGATTGTCCATATCGCTATTACGTGCGTAGCTTATTGGGTTTAAGAAAGAACAAAGGTTTTGATGAGGGCTTTGATGCTTCCTTAGCAGGGCAGACCTTACACAAATTACTCAAGCGTTTTTATCAAGCACTGAAAACTCAAGAACACACCAATCCGGCCATCAAGACAGATCAAGATCAAAGACGCGCCTGGATGGAAAAGAGTCTTACCATTCATTCGGAACAAGAGTTTGCTACTTTGATTGAGGGCGATGCCAGAGTGATGGGTACATTGCGAGATTGGCAAAAACAAATCCCAAGTTTTATTGATTGGCAATTGCAACGCGAGCAAGCGGGCTGGCAATACTTTGACGGCGAAGTCAAAGTTGGCTTTGATCTACCGTTTAAAGATACCGAAGGCGCTCCTAAAACGATTCGTATTGAGGGTTTTGCAGATCGCTATGACGTACAGGTCGGTGATAGCGCACTGGCCTCAGTGATTGATTACAAAAATCAACGCTTTGAGAGAGTCAAAGTACGCGCGGAGCATCTTTTAGATGACCCGCAATTATTGATCTATGCCCGTGCTGCTAACGAAGAGCAAGAAAATCATAAGCTCACGGGTCATGTAGTTCAGCAGGCAGAGTGGGTGGCGCTAAAAGCTGATCTTTCCAAGTGTGACCACAAAGCATTACGAGGTCAAGAGGTAGTCGATATGCCAGCCATGATGCAGCAGTTTTCTGAGCAAATCACAGAAGATATAGAGCAGCTGTGGGCTAAAAAGCCCATGCAAGCATTTGCGCCTGAAGGGGTGTGTCAATACTGTGAAGCGCGGGGCATTTGCAGAAAGGGGATCTGGTGA
- a CDS encoding exodeoxyribonuclease V subunit beta has product MSDPLNTQLNAQMNILPEKQAYSEKLACDPQRSVIVSACAGSGKTWLLVARMVRLLLDGVKPQEILALTFTRKAAQEMRDRLYGLLEQFSKSDDTSLTKELIARGMELEQAEQSLAKAKALYEQVLANPQPIVIDTFHGWFGRLLGAAPVSLGIQPGFKLREDAKRLQEECLDDWWGDLTPELKAHYDILLNHLGSHETQKLLMGRSSLFKQRGAWTFFAKDCKQTGNSSIERLKQTLPKLNLPNPLIAQWDAPSALADLEFLAHCLRNSSANDQKLLPNLLPAIVCKQRGGNVMDIAATLQSVFLTKEPVKYRAGNDSALSALQTFLNNEGMSDRVSEHISFKQSWGHTFEEYLLWQAEQDVFAMNEAWFALNQSMMAHANAAKENMRVRDFDDLEIGVSMLMDDSANAAYLQSRLDAKYKQILVDEFQDTNPLQWQILRAWLAGYSEGDEKPKVFIVGDPKQSIYRFRRADPRLFVSARAFLHQNLGAAYIEQDKTRRNADQINTAVNMIFQSEQIPPEYPYTKQETLWSSPTDHQPTETYAKEGEIYLLPLIPYAEKVEAVREGSAFDKAIADSSETVAVVQRQQEGALVARLIKEIIATRKVVDKEGGKEFWREARASDFLLLVKRRKFLPQYERALREADLAYESSRLGGLLNTLEIDDLIALLTVLVTPRHDLPLAQVLRCPIFGFTEKQMQQLAVAMTSGQYRSWWDALQDSQDAKLQFAARYLQHWHLLGERLPVHDLLDRIYQEGDVRLKYAAVCQDLDRPQVLANLDAFLEVALNQDGGQYPSLSRFIQEINAKRRGDDDETPDEGDVDAASDDNLVDIDEESEMSEEDRHKRVRLMTIHGAKGLESPFVIMLDTNNTDTNVDYSGVLIDWAPEEESPSHLSLFTSKTLTSPRAEINEEEKRIGENENWNLLYVAMTRARQGLWISGDAQKPTKNNPDGLDKTSWYGKANSAELTIYQVNQDRVDKPKDVTVKPKSAPESAVEDFVLEWNPAQESHAQLLRDIQDGITVEVFAGAGEQTSEPDPEILEEGTHFHKLLEFVTADSTKAQATQMPSEQEVINWLGVDEAHALKVIERAQTVLEAPELSKYLTSGQWIAAWNELDIASKEGKSYRMDRLIELDDYIAIIDYKLTIPAVGTEKYEKYREQLQNYRAELSRIRKDKPNKAYLISSLGEIKEL; this is encoded by the coding sequence GTGAGTGATCCGCTAAATACGCAGCTCAATGCGCAGATGAACATACTTCCTGAGAAGCAAGCTTATTCAGAAAAGCTCGCCTGTGACCCCCAGCGTTCAGTCATTGTTTCTGCTTGCGCCGGCAGTGGTAAGACATGGTTACTCGTAGCAAGAATGGTGCGACTCTTGCTTGATGGTGTGAAACCTCAAGAGATTCTTGCATTAACATTTACACGCAAAGCGGCACAAGAGATGCGTGATCGCTTATATGGATTGCTAGAGCAGTTCTCAAAAAGTGATGACACCTCTTTAACAAAGGAGCTCATCGCTAGAGGTATGGAGCTAGAGCAAGCGGAGCAATCTTTAGCGAAGGCTAAAGCACTTTATGAGCAAGTGCTAGCAAACCCACAGCCAATTGTGATTGATACCTTTCATGGTTGGTTTGGCAGATTACTCGGTGCAGCGCCGGTGTCCTTGGGGATTCAGCCAGGATTTAAGTTGCGTGAAGACGCCAAGCGCCTGCAAGAAGAGTGTCTTGATGATTGGTGGGGTGATCTCACACCAGAACTCAAGGCGCATTATGACATCTTGCTGAACCATCTTGGCTCACACGAGACACAAAAGCTTTTAATGGGAAGAAGTAGCCTCTTTAAACAGAGGGGAGCATGGACTTTTTTTGCGAAGGATTGCAAACAAACCGGTAATAGTTCAATAGAGCGTTTAAAGCAAACGCTACCCAAACTCAATTTACCTAACCCATTAATTGCGCAGTGGGATGCGCCAAGCGCATTAGCTGATCTGGAGTTTTTAGCGCATTGCCTGAGGAATAGCAGTGCAAATGATCAAAAACTACTGCCCAATCTATTGCCGGCCATTGTATGTAAGCAGCGTGGTGGCAATGTGATGGATATTGCTGCCACCCTGCAAAGTGTCTTCTTAACAAAAGAGCCAGTAAAGTACCGAGCAGGCAACGATAGCGCTTTGAGCGCATTACAAACCTTTTTAAATAATGAAGGGATGTCCGACCGAGTTAGTGAACACATCAGCTTTAAGCAGTCTTGGGGTCACACTTTTGAGGAATATCTCCTCTGGCAGGCAGAGCAGGATGTCTTTGCCATGAACGAGGCCTGGTTTGCGCTCAATCAATCGATGATGGCGCACGCTAATGCTGCAAAAGAAAATATGCGCGTGCGTGACTTCGATGACTTAGAGATTGGCGTGAGCATGCTAATGGATGATTCCGCTAACGCTGCTTATCTACAGTCACGCTTAGATGCTAAATATAAACAAATCCTAGTGGATGAGTTTCAGGATACCAACCCATTGCAATGGCAAATTTTGCGAGCATGGTTAGCAGGCTATAGCGAAGGTGATGAGAAGCCTAAAGTGTTTATTGTGGGCGACCCTAAGCAATCGATTTATCGTTTTCGTCGTGCGGACCCAAGATTATTTGTGAGTGCAAGAGCGTTTTTGCATCAAAACTTAGGCGCAGCTTACATAGAGCAAGATAAAACACGTCGTAATGCAGATCAAATTAATACAGCGGTCAATATGATCTTCCAGAGTGAGCAGATTCCCCCAGAATATCCATATACCAAACAAGAAACTCTGTGGTCTAGCCCAACAGACCATCAGCCCACAGAGACTTATGCCAAAGAGGGTGAGATTTATTTACTTCCTTTAATACCCTATGCAGAAAAAGTTGAAGCAGTACGAGAGGGCAGTGCTTTTGATAAAGCGATTGCAGACTCTAGCGAGACGGTTGCAGTGGTTCAGCGTCAACAAGAAGGTGCATTGGTTGCTCGTCTCATTAAAGAAATTATCGCCACCCGTAAAGTGGTAGACAAAGAGGGGGGTAAAGAGTTTTGGAGAGAGGCAAGAGCAAGTGATTTCCTCTTATTGGTCAAGCGCCGTAAGTTTTTACCTCAATATGAGCGGGCGCTGCGTGAAGCAGACCTTGCGTATGAGAGCTCGCGCTTAGGTGGTTTGTTAAATACACTTGAGATCGATGACCTGATTGCTTTATTAACTGTGCTAGTGACCCCGCGTCATGATTTGCCATTAGCCCAAGTATTGCGCTGTCCTATCTTTGGCTTTACTGAAAAGCAAATGCAGCAGTTGGCCGTTGCCATGACATCAGGTCAATATCGTTCCTGGTGGGATGCTCTGCAAGATAGTCAGGATGCAAAATTACAGTTTGCAGCGCGTTATCTCCAGCACTGGCATTTACTCGGTGAGCGTCTACCAGTGCATGACTTATTAGATCGTATTTACCAAGAGGGTGATGTGCGCCTCAAATACGCCGCCGTCTGTCAGGATCTTGATCGTCCACAGGTATTGGCAAACTTAGATGCCTTTTTGGAAGTGGCGCTGAATCAAGATGGCGGTCAATACCCAAGCCTGAGTCGTTTTATTCAAGAAATTAATGCCAAGCGTCGTGGCGATGATGATGAAACACCTGATGAGGGTGATGTTGATGCGGCAAGTGATGACAATTTAGTCGACATTGATGAAGAAAGTGAGATGTCAGAAGAAGATCGCCATAAGCGTGTGCGCTTGATGACGATTCATGGAGCAAAAGGATTGGAATCTCCTTTTGTGATCATGTTAGATACCAATAACACCGATACTAATGTGGACTACAGCGGGGTATTGATTGATTGGGCGCCAGAAGAAGAGAGTCCTTCCCATCTATCCCTCTTTACTTCCAAAACATTAACTAGCCCTCGCGCTGAGATCAACGAAGAAGAAAAGCGTATTGGCGAAAATGAAAACTGGAACTTACTTTATGTGGCGATGACCCGTGCTCGCCAAGGTTTATGGATTAGTGGCGATGCCCAGAAACCCACTAAGAATAATCCCGATGGTTTAGATAAAACGTCTTGGTATGGCAAGGCCAATAGTGCTGAGTTAACGATTTATCAAGTTAACCAGGATCGGGTTGATAAGCCTAAAGATGTAACAGTTAAACCAAAGAGCGCTCCAGAAAGTGCCGTTGAAGATTTTGTCTTGGAGTGGAATCCGGCCCAAGAAAGTCATGCTCAATTGCTTCGTGATATTCAGGATGGCATCACGGTAGAAGTATTTGCTGGTGCAGGTGAGCAAACATCAGAACCTGATCCAGAGATCTTAGAGGAAGGTACACATTTTCATAAACTGCTGGAGTTTGTCACTGCCGACTCGACTAAAGCACAAGCAACACAGATGCCAAGCGAGCAAGAGGTGATAAATTGGCTTGGTGTAGATGAAGCCCATGCCCTGAAAGTGATCGAGCGCGCCCAGACAGTATTGGAAGCGCCAGAGCTCAGCAAGTATCTAACCTCAGGTCAATGGATTGCCGCATGGAATGAGTTAGATATTGCAAGTAAAGAAGGTAAGAGCTATCGCATGGATCGCTTGATTGAGTTAGATGACTACATCGCCATCATCGATTACAAGCTCACCATTCCAGCAGTAGGAACTGAGAAGTATGAAAAATATCGCGAGCAACTCCAAAACTACCGGGCTGAGTTAAGTCGTATCCGCAAGGACAAGCCTAATAAGGCTTATTTAATATCTTCCTTGGGTGAGATCAAGGAGCTTTAA
- a CDS encoding helix-turn-helix domain-containing protein codes for MTIKKTKLLSHKQMVSKMLKDPAIKAAVAKLNREEFAILDEILAARKKAGLSQAEIAKRMGTQAPAIARLESSLASGKHSPSLNTLRKYAAALGKRIELHLV; via the coding sequence ATGACAATCAAAAAAACTAAACTCTTAAGCCATAAACAAATGGTTAGCAAGATGCTAAAGGATCCTGCTATCAAAGCAGCGGTTGCTAAACTGAATCGCGAAGAATTTGCGATTCTAGATGAGATACTCGCCGCCAGAAAAAAAGCGGGGCTCTCCCAAGCAGAAATTGCTAAACGCATGGGAACTCAAGCCCCTGCAATTGCAAGATTAGAAAGCTCATTGGCTAGTGGCAAACACTCCCCAAGTCTAAATACCCTCAGGAAGTATGCGGCTGCTCTAGGTAAAAGAATTGAACTTCATTTGGTGTAA
- a CDS encoding type II toxin-antitoxin system RelE/ParE family toxin has translation MTYSIIYISQEVQEDIMDLPCTLKARYICLTERMIEYGPNLGLPHTNAFGGGLFELRLKGAEGIARVFFCTLIKREIVMLHSFIKKTQKTPETEIKIAKQRMKELNK, from the coding sequence ATGACATATTCCATTATTTATATCAGTCAGGAGGTTCAAGAAGACATCATGGATCTACCCTGCACACTAAAAGCACGCTACATTTGCTTAACTGAACGAATGATCGAATATGGGCCTAATTTGGGTTTACCGCACACCAATGCATTTGGTGGCGGCTTATTTGAATTGCGACTAAAAGGAGCCGAAGGCATTGCAAGGGTTTTTTTCTGCACGCTCATTAAACGAGAGATTGTGATGCTGCATAGCTTCATTAAAAAGACTCAAAAGACGCCGGAGACTGAAATAAAAATTGCTAAGCAGCGCATGAAGGAGTTGAATAAATGA
- a CDS encoding type B 50S ribosomal protein L31: MKPGIHPEYREIVFVDVSNNFSFKTRSTMSTKETIKWEDGKEYPLAKIETSSESHPFYTGTQKIMDTAGRVEKFRQKFGTKAVAKAAGDGAAKTAEKKAAAAEAKAAEKSAKKKA, encoded by the coding sequence ATGAAACCTGGCATTCACCCCGAATATCGTGAAATCGTATTTGTAGACGTTTCCAATAACTTCAGCTTCAAGACTCGCTCCACTATGTCTACTAAAGAGACAATCAAGTGGGAAGATGGCAAGGAATATCCTTTGGCCAAGATCGAGACTTCATCTGAATCACACCCTTTCTACACTGGTACCCAAAAAATCATGGATACCGCTGGTCGTGTTGAGAAATTCCGTCAGAAATTCGGTACCAAAGCGGTTGCTAAGGCTGCCGGTGATGGCGCTGCTAAAACGGCTGAGAAAAAAGCGGCTGCTGCAGAAGCTAAAGCTGCTGAAAAGTCAGCTAAGAAGAAGGCTTAA
- the rho gene encoding transcription termination factor Rho yields MQLTELKVLHVSALLEMAASLEIENTQRMRKQELMFAILKKRAKAGETVFGDGTLEVLPDGFGFLRSPEASYMASPDDIYISPAQIRRFNLHTGDSVEGEVRTPKDGERYFALVKVDKINGLAPEALKNRIMFENLTPLHPNRVISLERDIKAEENLTGRIIDMISPIGYGQRGLIVASPKSGKTVMMQHIAHAIAANNPEAILIVLLVDERPEEVTEMQRSVRGEVVASTFDEPAVRHVQVAEMVIEKAKRLVEMGKDVIILLDSITRLARAYNTVVPSSGKVLSGGVDANALQRPKRFFGAARNIEEGGSLTIIATALIETGSRMDDLIYEEFKGTGNMEVHLERRLAERRVYPSINLNKSGTRREELLVKAENLQKIWVLRKLLADMDDIEAMNFIVDKLKSTKNNGEFFDLMRRGG; encoded by the coding sequence ATGCAATTAACTGAACTCAAAGTCCTCCACGTATCTGCCCTGCTCGAAATGGCAGCTAGCTTGGAGATTGAAAACACGCAACGGATGCGCAAACAAGAATTGATGTTTGCGATTCTGAAGAAACGCGCTAAAGCTGGTGAAACCGTTTTCGGTGATGGCACTTTGGAAGTCTTGCCGGATGGCTTTGGCTTCTTGCGCTCTCCAGAAGCCTCTTATATGGCTTCTCCAGACGATATTTATATCTCTCCAGCACAGATTCGCCGCTTCAACTTACACACTGGTGACAGCGTAGAGGGTGAAGTGCGCACCCCTAAAGATGGTGAGCGTTACTTTGCTTTGGTAAAGGTCGACAAGATCAACGGTTTGGCTCCAGAAGCCCTCAAGAACCGCATCATGTTCGAGAACTTAACCCCTTTGCACCCAAACCGGGTAATCAGTCTTGAGCGCGATATCAAGGCAGAAGAAAACTTGACTGGCCGCATTATCGACATGATCTCCCCCATTGGTTACGGCCAACGTGGTCTGATCGTAGCATCACCAAAGTCTGGTAAGACCGTGATGATGCAACACATTGCACACGCTATTGCCGCAAATAATCCTGAAGCGATTCTCATCGTCTTGCTCGTTGACGAGCGCCCTGAAGAGGTGACTGAGATGCAACGCTCGGTGCGCGGTGAAGTGGTTGCCTCCACTTTCGATGAGCCAGCGGTCCGTCACGTTCAAGTTGCCGAGATGGTGATTGAAAAAGCAAAACGTTTAGTAGAGATGGGTAAAGATGTGATCATCTTGCTTGACTCGATTACTCGCTTAGCACGCGCCTACAACACCGTAGTGCCTTCATCAGGCAAAGTACTTTCTGGTGGTGTGGATGCCAACGCATTACAACGTCCAAAACGCTTCTTCGGTGCAGCGCGTAATATTGAAGAAGGCGGTTCATTAACCATCATCGCTACTGCCCTGATTGAAACCGGTAGCCGGATGGATGACCTCATCTATGAAGAGTTCAAAGGTACCGGCAATATGGAAGTTCATCTTGAGCGTCGTCTAGCTGAGCGTCGTGTTTACCCATCGATTAACCTCAATAAGTCTGGCACCCGTCGGGAGGAGCTCTTGGTGAAAGCTGAAAACCTCCAGAAGATCTGGGTATTGCGTAAATTGCTGGCTGATATGGATGACATTGAGGCGATGAACTTCATCGTCGATAAGCTCAAATCGACTAAAAACAACGGCGAATTCTTCGACCTGATGCGTCGCGGAGGCTAA
- the trxA gene encoding thioredoxin TrxA, giving the protein MSAGIKYVTDASFEQDVLKSDKPVLLDFWAEWCGPCKMIGPILEELSGEYGDKLQIAKMNVDENQGVPAQFNIRGIPTLILFKNGTVAAQKVGALAKSQLTAFIDSHL; this is encoded by the coding sequence ATGAGTGCCGGCATTAAATATGTAACTGACGCCTCTTTCGAACAAGACGTCCTCAAGTCCGATAAACCTGTACTGCTCGACTTCTGGGCTGAATGGTGTGGTCCTTGCAAAATGATTGGTCCCATCCTGGAGGAACTCTCCGGTGAGTATGGCGACAAGCTGCAAATCGCAAAAATGAACGTGGATGAGAACCAAGGTGTCCCTGCCCAGTTCAATATTCGTGGCATTCCGACCTTGATCTTATTCAAAAATGGCACTGTAGCTGCTCAAAAAGTAGGCGCTTTGGCCAAATCTCAGTTGACTGCATTTATTGATAGTCATCTGTAA